AGCGTGATGCACCGCGTGCTCACCCGCCCCGACGGCAACCGCATGTCCCTCGCCTCCTTCTACAACCCCGGCGCGGACGCCGTCATCTTCCCTGCCCCGGCGCTTGTCGAGGAGctgtcggaggaggaggcggagcgtgcCGGGAGCGCCGTGTACCCGAGGTTCGTGTTCGAGGACTACATGAACCTGTACTTGCTCCACAAGTTCGAGGCCAAGGAGCCGCGCTTCCAGGCCATGAAGGCGGACGCCGCGCCCATCGCCACCGCGTGATTAGGGACGTGGTCGTACGTGCCAGAGTCCCGAACAAGAGTATTTTGGGACGTATTGAAGTGGTGTATCGTAGATAATTTGTGTATGCGTGTGTAATGTTTTCGCTGGTGGCTTCGCAGTGCGCCAGTGCATGCCGTGATGCTTGTTTTACCGTACGTGTGAGTCAACTTCTTTTTATAGTATGTGTGTTaagtaatgtactccctccgtccaaaattgAACCAAGTCAGAGACATCTATTTTGGTACAAAGGAAGCGAAACCACTCCTTGGCGATCGATCGCGGCGGCGATCGATTCCGACCGCGCGTGGAGCACGTTCT
The sequence above is a segment of the Triticum aestivum cultivar Chinese Spring unplaced genomic scaffold, IWGSC CS RefSeq v2.1 scaffold157595, whole genome shotgun sequence genome. Coding sequences within it:
- the LOC123178015 gene encoding 1-aminocyclopropane-1-carboxylate oxidase 1-like, with the translated sequence SGLQLLKDGAWVDVPPMRHAIVVNIGDQLEVITNGRYKSVMHRVLTRPDGNRMSLASFYNPGADAVIFPAPALVEELSEEEAERAGSAVYPRFVFEDYMNLYLLHKFEAKEPRFQAMKADAAPIATA